A region from the Paenibacillus humicola genome encodes:
- a CDS encoding sulfite exporter TauE/SafE family protein, translating into MQVVLAVLSGITVGFTLGLLGGGGSILAVPLLLYVVGVRNPHIVIGSTALAVAINAYMNLILHAKKKHVKWKIAVSFALPGTFGAYGGSIIGKLVPAKQLLFLFAVLMIVLALRMIMPKKGAGEKNLSSSSSLNLVFVIAVGILVGFLSGFFGIGGGFLIVPGLMYSAGLPIVEAIGTSLFSVGTFGLTTAVSYSISGLVNWWIAIEYIAGGIVGGLIGTALASRWSEKRKTLQYIFTGVVLVVAVYMLILNAQALHL; encoded by the coding sequence ATGCAGGTGGTTCTAGCCGTTTTATCCGGCATCACGGTAGGGTTTACGTTGGGATTGCTCGGCGGCGGTGGATCCATACTGGCCGTTCCTTTGCTGCTGTATGTTGTGGGCGTTCGGAATCCGCATATCGTAATCGGCAGTACCGCTCTCGCGGTGGCGATTAACGCCTACATGAATTTGATCCTGCACGCAAAAAAGAAACATGTGAAGTGGAAAATTGCCGTTTCTTTCGCACTTCCGGGTACATTTGGCGCATATGGAGGATCTATCATCGGAAAGCTGGTACCTGCCAAGCAGCTTTTATTTTTGTTCGCGGTGTTGATGATCGTTCTTGCACTTCGAATGATCATGCCGAAGAAAGGAGCAGGGGAAAAAAACTTATCCAGTTCCTCGTCCCTCAACCTTGTATTCGTAATTGCGGTAGGTATATTAGTCGGTTTTCTCTCCGGTTTTTTCGGCATTGGTGGCGGTTTCCTTATTGTTCCCGGGCTCATGTATTCTGCAGGTTTGCCGATTGTTGAAGCGATTGGGACATCCTTGTTCTCGGTCGGAACATTCGGGTTAACGACCGCCGTCAGCTACAGTATTTCAGGATTGGTCAACTGGTGGATCGCGATCGAGTATATCGCAGGAGGGATCGTCGGAGGACTGATCGGCACTGCTTTAGCATCCAGGTGGAGCGAAAAACGAAAAACATTGCAGTACATCTTTACCGGTGTCGTATTGGTTGTTGCCGTTTATATGCTGATTCTGAACGCACAGGCCTTGCATTTATAA
- a CDS encoding ATP-binding protein yields MSGALDHDTRRLRELFNFLNDGIIVMDQNRIIVFINPSATRITGWELGDVIPYCTYCQNRLVPPGEERCFLASQPEQSYFESDLPTKMGAFVSVGMSRTFLSASHDSPNRDMVITIRDVTVERQSKELERRTQLNQRTLEVQEEERKRISQELHDGISQTLYGISLSLDHLRTHSSNQNIKIDEIKQQVKLCAEEVRAMSRALYPAVLYDLGLTAAIQTLADQMKTDHRVIEIHIDSDWIQDELSRNTVHVYRVVQEALHNAILHGDPSRIRISLSCDQKCFVKIEDNGIGFDTELILESPGYGLKNMKERAAALNGQLTIHSSCNQGTKVELQFPNPLSAKISMLKEEFG; encoded by the coding sequence ATGTCTGGTGCACTTGACCACGATACTCGAAGACTTCGGGAGTTATTTAATTTCTTGAACGATGGAATTATCGTGATGGATCAAAACAGGATCATTGTCTTTATCAACCCTTCAGCAACCCGAATTACCGGGTGGGAGCTGGGAGATGTTATCCCCTATTGTACATACTGTCAAAACAGACTTGTCCCCCCTGGAGAAGAACGATGCTTTCTTGCCAGCCAGCCGGAGCAAAGCTATTTCGAATCGGATCTTCCGACAAAAATGGGAGCGTTTGTATCCGTGGGAATGAGTCGAACATTTTTATCGGCATCTCATGATTCACCAAATCGGGATATGGTTATCACCATTCGAGATGTCACAGTTGAACGCCAATCGAAAGAATTGGAGAGACGTACGCAATTAAATCAACGAACGTTGGAGGTTCAGGAAGAAGAAAGGAAAAGAATCTCGCAGGAACTTCATGACGGCATTTCTCAAACGTTATACGGCATCAGCCTAAGCCTCGATCATCTTAGAACTCATTCCTCAAATCAAAACATTAAAATTGATGAAATTAAGCAGCAAGTAAAACTTTGTGCCGAAGAAGTAAGGGCGATGTCGCGGGCATTATACCCGGCCGTTCTATACGATTTGGGACTGACGGCAGCGATTCAAACGCTTGCAGATCAGATGAAAACCGATCATCGCGTGATCGAAATCCATATTGACTCCGATTGGATACAAGATGAATTAAGCCGAAATACCGTACATGTTTACAGAGTCGTACAGGAGGCTCTGCATAATGCCATTCTGCACGGAGACCCCTCCCGAATCCGTATTTCTCTTTCTTGCGATCAGAAATGTTTTGTGAAAATAGAAGATAACGGAATTGGGTTCGATACCGAATTGATACTAGAGTCCCCCGGTTACGGGCTAAAAAATATGAAAGAACGTGCGGCAGCACTAAATGGTCAACTCACTATTCATTCTTCATGCAATCAAGGTACAAAAGTGGAGCTTCAATTTCCAAATCCTTTGAGCGCCAAGATCAGCATGCTTAAGGAGGAATTCGGTTGA
- a CDS encoding response regulator transcription factor, protein MNKKKLVIIDDHPLVRKGLRLIFDEESDFKVIGEGSSGEEAVLLAERLNPDAMLMDVHMPSGLDGVTAARHIRELHPQIRLIMLTMFDDNAHIEKMMAVGVEGIIFKHDDSQEIIEALRTGNLRSPYLPSRLPDEVRKRILKKSRNAGLFDALSPRETEVLIFLANGFTNKEISSKLFISVKTVETHRSNIMRRLQLESRADLVNYALKNGYIESLKSLEE, encoded by the coding sequence TTGAATAAGAAAAAGCTGGTCATTATTGATGATCACCCGCTGGTTCGAAAAGGGTTACGTCTTATTTTCGATGAGGAGTCCGATTTCAAGGTTATCGGAGAAGGATCATCCGGGGAAGAAGCTGTCCTTTTGGCGGAACGGTTAAATCCCGATGCTATGTTAATGGATGTACACATGCCGAGTGGACTGGATGGCGTTACCGCTGCCAGGCATATTCGTGAATTGCATCCTCAAATACGCCTGATCATGTTAACCATGTTCGATGACAATGCCCACATCGAAAAAATGATGGCGGTCGGCGTTGAGGGGATTATATTTAAACATGACGATAGTCAAGAAATTATAGAAGCCCTTCGAACCGGAAATTTACGTTCACCTTACCTTCCGAGTCGGTTACCCGATGAAGTTCGAAAGCGAATATTGAAAAAGTCCAGAAATGCCGGGTTGTTTGATGCCCTATCTCCTAGAGAAACGGAAGTGTTGATTTTTCTTGCGAATGGTTTTACAAACAAAGAAATCTCCAGCAAATTATTTATTAGCGTAAAAACAGTCGAGACACACCGTTCCAATATCATGAGAAGATTGCAATTGGAATCCAGGGCAGATCTAGTCAATTACGCATTAAAAAACGGGTATATTGAATCTCTAAAATCACTGGAAGAATAA